The Vidua chalybeata isolate OUT-0048 chromosome 6, bVidCha1 merged haplotype, whole genome shotgun sequence genome has a segment encoding these proteins:
- the NOXRED1 gene encoding LOW QUALITY PROTEIN: NADP-dependent oxidoreductase domain-containing protein 1 (The sequence of the model RefSeq protein was modified relative to this genomic sequence to represent the inferred CDS: inserted 1 base in 1 codon), giving the protein MGSHQSPFVPLWAGRHCYQSVPFTLLSAIALQKQSFTCFYNNAQLVAWEDIVFLCCLLSHMLSICCHLSCHCLVVIFYAGLNSIMWQNLPHQKALKLSNDLSFPECCLICAEQKPSCPXFVCRSFVSKDCAFSSLQHFIFKSLSLMVSQIPKESCSQTLKKTTIIIISKLLWTVVASKYFHLFSLPRTFPWFDLTAVSLRKSLFSQLLEKRELVWYHLMPGALLYQAPSGDCPTKQCGLVSTKTSLSSAVVEPSLIPDHKSPLSTAASNSFSEIPEENAEYDSKSSYTIMKPTRNALLRAHPSPFMGLSAARTSTVNSQTL; this is encoded by the exons ATGGGCAGCCACCAAAGTCCCTTTGTGCCACTTTGGGCAGGCAGACACTGCTACCAGTCTG TCCCTTTCACCTTGCTTAGTGCAATAGCCCTGCAGAAGCAGAGCTTTACATGCTTTTATAACAATGCTCAGCTGGTGGCCTGGGAGGACATTGTattcctctgctgcctcctgtcaCACATGCTGTCCATCTGCTGTcatttgtcctgtcactgt CTGGTGGTCATTTTTTATGCAGGCCTGAACAGCATCATGTGGCAGAATCTGCCTCACCAGAAGGCACTGAAACTAAGCAATGACCTCAGCTTTCCTGAATGCTGCCTCATCTGTGCAGAGCAAAAGCCTTCCTGCC GCTTTGTGTGCAGGAGTTTTGTCAGCAAAGATTGTGCTTTTTCAA GCCTGCAACATTTTATATTCAAGTCTCTGAGTCTGATGGTTTCTCAAATTCCCAAGGAGTCTTGTAGTCAGACACTGAAGAAAACCACTATCATTATTATTAGCAAGCTGCTTTGGACAGTTGTTGCCAGTAAATATTTCCACttgttttcccttcccagaaccTTCCCCTGGTTTGACCTGACAGCTGTATCACTGAGAAAATCTCTCTTTAGCCAGCTGCTAGAAAAGAGAGAGCTTGTCTGGTACCATCTGATGCCTGGTGCTCTACTGTACCAGGCACCCTCTGGAGACTGTCCTACAAAACAATGTGGGCTGGTCAGCACCAAGACATCTCTCTCTTCAGCTGTAGTGGAGCCTAGCTTGATACCGGATCACAAGTCTCCATTATCCACAGCTGCTTCCAACAGTTTCTCAGaaattccagaggaaaatgCTGAGTATGATTCTAAATCTTCATACACCATAATGAAGCCCACGAGGAACGCTTTGCTGAGAGCTCATCCTAGCCCCTTCATGGGACTAAGTGCTGCAAGAACCAGCACTGTTAACTCTCAGACTCTTTAA
- the SAMD15 gene encoding sterile alpha motif domain-containing protein 15 — protein sequence MEPMQPRLAPAGSGGAEGPQPEPEGAGGPRSVCPFLTWSAEDVAEWVAQLGFPQYEECFRANGVTGRRLIHANCSSLPAMGVTDFGHMQNPSMQSSAGCGPFRMWPFQEEISRHVRELLGIEEPLFSRSIALPYRDNMGLFLERKAPTGEKADALTFSQFIQKAGLEPYTTVPSLQESQTMVGVDALPASQDMQRQN from the exons ATGGAGCCGATGCAGCCGCGCCTGGCTCCCGCGGGGAGTGGAGGGGCGGAAGGGCCGCAGCCTGAGCCCGAGGGCGCGGGGGGACCGCGGTCCGTCTGCCCCTTCCTGACCTGGAGCGCCGAGGATGTGGCTGAGTGGGTGGCGCAGCTCGGCTTCCCCCAGTACGAG GAATGCTTCAGGGCCAACGGCGTCACCGGCCGCCGCCTCATCCACGCGAACTGCTCCAGCCTGCCCGCCATGGGCGTCACGGACTTCGGCCACATGCAG AATCCAAGtatgcagagctctgcaggatgTGGCCCTTTCAGGATGTGGCCCTTTCAGGAA gaaatttcaCGACACGTGCGAGAGTTGCTAGGGATTGAGGAGCCTCTCTTCAGCAGATCCATTGCCCTCCCATACAGAGACAATATGGGTCTCTTCCTAGAGAGAAAGGCACcaacaggagagaaagcagaTGCCCTCACTTTCTCACAGTTTATCCAAAAAGCAGGACTGGAGCCCTATACTACAGTTCCTTCTTTGCAAGAATCCCAGACCATGGTGGGAGTGGATGCTCTCCCTGCATCACAGGACATGCAGAGGCAGAATTAG
- the TMED8 gene encoding protein TMED8 isoform X3, which produces MSDALSATAGCRSEPPGGGTAPRGPAENEDSAQKTEPADQLVDSMESSTSPSGSPAGAHLRADSTEHSKEEIGTLGNQKVAVLEEKLPDQIQSLKKEAVRLTNYHVPQGVGDIVMIQSDHTGAVDILSAELETADLLGEQRKAQPPPLAAPTMWTTEKMKEFKAKMGKEKNGRMVVKRGEVVTVRVPTHPDGKCICWEFATDDYDIGFGVYFDWTTVTSTAITVQVSESSDEEDEEEDEEIEGLSPVGDVERGSKSYLRNRYGEILPVYRRNSHREVQAGSHEYPDLAVKELQGSPSPRWCHAMCLSDLGTAVLIGGEGVNQQSCRDALWKLEIDSDLWLPVGFKLQNAMPSCLHGHTATYDPDTKRIYIFGGIREDKDYSSIYILDTVTWKWLLVAAKGRIPVLTYHSATIYHKELFVFGGTFPRKTSLAVAPCSNVLYVFNPEHEIWYQPISEGEKPLPRLGHSATLLKNKLLIFGGQRTSVYLSDMHILDLGFMEYTSVPLLAGQPSARCQNTVDLLSAVVPGVPVLSLLVPVWCGGIFLSLLGRLLCLQARLSCSSGCVGPEGSDQWRLQCQRSPA; this is translated from the exons ATGTCGGACGCGCTCTCCGCCACCGCCGGCTGCCGCTCCGAGCCCCCGGGCGGCGGCACCGCGCCCCGGGGCCCCGCAG AAAATGAAGACTCAGCCCAAAAGACAGAGCCTGCAGATCAGCTAGTTGATTCTATGGAGTCCAGTACTTCACCGAGCGG GTCACCGGctggggcacacctgagggCAGACTCAACAGAGCATTCCAAGGAAGAAATTGGCACTCTGGGGAACCAGAAAGTGGCTGTACTAGAAGAGAAGCTGCCTGACCAAATCCAGTCTCTCAAAAAG GAAGCTGTTCGATTAACCAACTACCATGTACCTCAGGGAGTAGGGGATATAGTCATGATTCAGTCAGATCACACTGGTGCTGTGGATATCCtttcagctgagctggagaCTGCAGACCTCCTTGGGGAGCAGAGAAAAG CTCAGCCTCCACCTCTGGCTGCACCCACCATGTGGACCACTGAGAAGATGAAGGAATTCAAAGCCAAgatgggaaaggagaagaatgGCCGGATGGTGGTGAAGCGAGGCGAGGTGGTGACAGTGCGTGTGCCAACCCATCCTGACGGGAAATGCATTTGCTGGGAGTTTGCTACGGATGACTACGACATTGGCTTTGGAGTCTATTTTGACTGGACCACAGTTACTAGCACTGCCATTACTGTTCAGGTCAGTGAATCCAGtgatgaggaggatgaagaggaggacGAGGAAATTGAAG GACTGTCCCCTGTAGGTGATGTGGAACGGGGTTCCAAAAGCTATCTGCGGAACCGCTATGGAGAGATCCTGCCTGTGTACCGCAGGAACAGCCATCGGGAGGTGCAGGCAGGCAGCCACGAGTACCCGG ATCTGGCAGTGAAGGAGTTGCAAG GCAGTCCCAGCCCTCGGTGGTGCCATGCCATGTGCCTCAGtgacctggggacagctgttcTCATTGGTGGAGAAGGTGTCAATCAACAGTCCTGCAGGGATGCTCTCTGGAAGCTGGAAATTG ACAGTGATTTATGGCTTCCAGTGGGTTTCAAGCTACAAAATGCCATGCCATCATGCTTACATGGTCACACAGCTACCTACGACCCTGACACCAAGCGTATCTACATCTTTGGGGGCATAAGGGAGGACAAAGACTACAGCAGCATCTACATTCTGGACACAGTCACCTGGAAATGGCTCCTTGTGGCT GCTAAAGGAAGGATACCAGTGCTCACCTACCACAGTGCAACTATTTACCACAAGGAGCTCTTTGTTTTTGGAGGAACTTTCCCCAGAAAGACATCGCTGGCAGTTGCACCCTGCAGCAATGTGCTCTATGTCTTCAATCCAGAGCATGAAATTTGGTATCAGCCCATTTCAGAAGGGGAGAAGCCTCTGCCTAGGCTTGG GCATTCAGCTACTCTATTGAAAAACAAGCTGCTGATTTTTGGGGGTCAGAGGACTTCTGTCTACCTCAGTGACATGCACATTCTGGATCTGG GTTTCATGGAGTACACATCAGTCCCACTCCTGGCAGGACAGCCTTCTGCACGTTG TCAAAATACAGTGgatcttctctctgctgtggtGCCAGGAGTTCCTGTGCTGTCCTTGTTGGTGCCTGTATGGTGTGGGGGAATATTCCTTAGTCTCCTTGGAAGACTCCTCTGTCTTCAGGCTAGG CTTTCatgcagctctggctgtgtcGGACCAGAAGGTTCTGATCAGTGGAGGCTGCAATGCCAGAGG
- the TMED8 gene encoding protein TMED8 isoform X6, producing the protein MSDALSATAGCRSEPPGGGTAPRGPAENEDSAQKTEPADQLVDSMESSTSPSGSPAGAHLRADSTEHSKEEIGTLGNQKVAVLEEKLPDQIQSLKKEAVRLTNYHVPQGVGDIVMIQSDHTGAVDILSAELETADLLGEQRKAQPPPLAAPTMWTTEKMKEFKAKMGKEKNGRMVVKRGEVVTVRVPTHPDGKCICWEFATDDYDIGFGVYFDWTTVTSTAITVQVSESSDEEDEEEDEEIEGLSPVGDVERGSKSYLRNRYGEILPVYRRNSHREVQAGSHEYPDLAVKELQGSPSPRWCHAMCLSDLGTAVLIGGEGVNQQSCRDALWKLEIDSDLWLPVGFKLQNAMPSCLHGHTATYDPDTKRIYIFGGIREDKDYSSIYILDTVTWKWLLVAAKGRIPVLTYHSATIYHKELFVFGGTFPRKTSLAVAPCSNVLYVFNPEHEIWYQPISEGEKPLPRLGHSATLLKNKLLIFGGQRTSVYLSDMHILDLGFMEYTSVPLLAGQPSARWSSCAVLVGACMVWGNIP; encoded by the exons ATGTCGGACGCGCTCTCCGCCACCGCCGGCTGCCGCTCCGAGCCCCCGGGCGGCGGCACCGCGCCCCGGGGCCCCGCAG AAAATGAAGACTCAGCCCAAAAGACAGAGCCTGCAGATCAGCTAGTTGATTCTATGGAGTCCAGTACTTCACCGAGCGG GTCACCGGctggggcacacctgagggCAGACTCAACAGAGCATTCCAAGGAAGAAATTGGCACTCTGGGGAACCAGAAAGTGGCTGTACTAGAAGAGAAGCTGCCTGACCAAATCCAGTCTCTCAAAAAG GAAGCTGTTCGATTAACCAACTACCATGTACCTCAGGGAGTAGGGGATATAGTCATGATTCAGTCAGATCACACTGGTGCTGTGGATATCCtttcagctgagctggagaCTGCAGACCTCCTTGGGGAGCAGAGAAAAG CTCAGCCTCCACCTCTGGCTGCACCCACCATGTGGACCACTGAGAAGATGAAGGAATTCAAAGCCAAgatgggaaaggagaagaatgGCCGGATGGTGGTGAAGCGAGGCGAGGTGGTGACAGTGCGTGTGCCAACCCATCCTGACGGGAAATGCATTTGCTGGGAGTTTGCTACGGATGACTACGACATTGGCTTTGGAGTCTATTTTGACTGGACCACAGTTACTAGCACTGCCATTACTGTTCAGGTCAGTGAATCCAGtgatgaggaggatgaagaggaggacGAGGAAATTGAAG GACTGTCCCCTGTAGGTGATGTGGAACGGGGTTCCAAAAGCTATCTGCGGAACCGCTATGGAGAGATCCTGCCTGTGTACCGCAGGAACAGCCATCGGGAGGTGCAGGCAGGCAGCCACGAGTACCCGG ATCTGGCAGTGAAGGAGTTGCAAG GCAGTCCCAGCCCTCGGTGGTGCCATGCCATGTGCCTCAGtgacctggggacagctgttcTCATTGGTGGAGAAGGTGTCAATCAACAGTCCTGCAGGGATGCTCTCTGGAAGCTGGAAATTG ACAGTGATTTATGGCTTCCAGTGGGTTTCAAGCTACAAAATGCCATGCCATCATGCTTACATGGTCACACAGCTACCTACGACCCTGACACCAAGCGTATCTACATCTTTGGGGGCATAAGGGAGGACAAAGACTACAGCAGCATCTACATTCTGGACACAGTCACCTGGAAATGGCTCCTTGTGGCT GCTAAAGGAAGGATACCAGTGCTCACCTACCACAGTGCAACTATTTACCACAAGGAGCTCTTTGTTTTTGGAGGAACTTTCCCCAGAAAGACATCGCTGGCAGTTGCACCCTGCAGCAATGTGCTCTATGTCTTCAATCCAGAGCATGAAATTTGGTATCAGCCCATTTCAGAAGGGGAGAAGCCTCTGCCTAGGCTTGG GCATTCAGCTACTCTATTGAAAAACAAGCTGCTGATTTTTGGGGGTCAGAGGACTTCTGTCTACCTCAGTGACATGCACATTCTGGATCTGG GTTTCATGGAGTACACATCAGTCCCACTCCTGGCAGGACAGCCTTCTGCACGTTG GAGTTCCTGTGCTGTCCTTGTTGGTGCCTGTATGGTGTGGGGGAATATTCCTTAG
- the TMED8 gene encoding protein TMED8 isoform X2 has protein sequence MSDALSATAGCRSEPPGGGTAPRGPAENEDSAQKTEPADQLVDSMESSTSPSGSPAGAHLRADSTEHSKEEIGTLGNQKVAVLEEKLPDQIQSLKKEAVRLTNYHVPQGVGDIVMIQSDHTGAVDILSAELETADLLGEQRKAQPPPLAAPTMWTTEKMKEFKAKMGKEKNGRMVVKRGEVVTVRVPTHPDGKCICWEFATDDYDIGFGVYFDWTTVTSTAITVQVSESSDEEDEEEDEEIEGLSPVGDVERGSKSYLRNRYGEILPVYRRNSHREVQAGSHEYPDLAVKELQGSPSPRWCHAMCLSDLGTAVLIGGEGVNQQSCRDALWKLEIDSDLWLPVGFKLQNAMPSCLHGHTATYDPDTKRIYIFGGIREDKDYSSIYILDTVTWKWLLVAAKGRIPVLTYHSATIYHKELFVFGGTFPRKTSLAVAPCSNVLYVFNPEHEIWYQPISEGEKPLPRLGHSATLLKNKLLIFGGQRTSVYLSDMHILDLGFMEYTSVPLLAGQPSARCQNTVDLLSAVVPGVPVLSLLVPVWCGGIFLSLLGRLLCLQARVSFLLCTGKPYGLLFGLHSAWRDTVPHRGRNSCTRTMLFLKGQNCSLEP, from the exons ATGTCGGACGCGCTCTCCGCCACCGCCGGCTGCCGCTCCGAGCCCCCGGGCGGCGGCACCGCGCCCCGGGGCCCCGCAG AAAATGAAGACTCAGCCCAAAAGACAGAGCCTGCAGATCAGCTAGTTGATTCTATGGAGTCCAGTACTTCACCGAGCGG GTCACCGGctggggcacacctgagggCAGACTCAACAGAGCATTCCAAGGAAGAAATTGGCACTCTGGGGAACCAGAAAGTGGCTGTACTAGAAGAGAAGCTGCCTGACCAAATCCAGTCTCTCAAAAAG GAAGCTGTTCGATTAACCAACTACCATGTACCTCAGGGAGTAGGGGATATAGTCATGATTCAGTCAGATCACACTGGTGCTGTGGATATCCtttcagctgagctggagaCTGCAGACCTCCTTGGGGAGCAGAGAAAAG CTCAGCCTCCACCTCTGGCTGCACCCACCATGTGGACCACTGAGAAGATGAAGGAATTCAAAGCCAAgatgggaaaggagaagaatgGCCGGATGGTGGTGAAGCGAGGCGAGGTGGTGACAGTGCGTGTGCCAACCCATCCTGACGGGAAATGCATTTGCTGGGAGTTTGCTACGGATGACTACGACATTGGCTTTGGAGTCTATTTTGACTGGACCACAGTTACTAGCACTGCCATTACTGTTCAGGTCAGTGAATCCAGtgatgaggaggatgaagaggaggacGAGGAAATTGAAG GACTGTCCCCTGTAGGTGATGTGGAACGGGGTTCCAAAAGCTATCTGCGGAACCGCTATGGAGAGATCCTGCCTGTGTACCGCAGGAACAGCCATCGGGAGGTGCAGGCAGGCAGCCACGAGTACCCGG ATCTGGCAGTGAAGGAGTTGCAAG GCAGTCCCAGCCCTCGGTGGTGCCATGCCATGTGCCTCAGtgacctggggacagctgttcTCATTGGTGGAGAAGGTGTCAATCAACAGTCCTGCAGGGATGCTCTCTGGAAGCTGGAAATTG ACAGTGATTTATGGCTTCCAGTGGGTTTCAAGCTACAAAATGCCATGCCATCATGCTTACATGGTCACACAGCTACCTACGACCCTGACACCAAGCGTATCTACATCTTTGGGGGCATAAGGGAGGACAAAGACTACAGCAGCATCTACATTCTGGACACAGTCACCTGGAAATGGCTCCTTGTGGCT GCTAAAGGAAGGATACCAGTGCTCACCTACCACAGTGCAACTATTTACCACAAGGAGCTCTTTGTTTTTGGAGGAACTTTCCCCAGAAAGACATCGCTGGCAGTTGCACCCTGCAGCAATGTGCTCTATGTCTTCAATCCAGAGCATGAAATTTGGTATCAGCCCATTTCAGAAGGGGAGAAGCCTCTGCCTAGGCTTGG GCATTCAGCTACTCTATTGAAAAACAAGCTGCTGATTTTTGGGGGTCAGAGGACTTCTGTCTACCTCAGTGACATGCACATTCTGGATCTGG GTTTCATGGAGTACACATCAGTCCCACTCCTGGCAGGACAGCCTTCTGCACGTTG TCAAAATACAGTGgatcttctctctgctgtggtGCCAGGAGTTCCTGTGCTGTCCTTGTTGGTGCCTGTATGGTGTGGGGGAATATTCCTTAGTCTCCTTGGAAGACTCCTCTGTCTTCAGGCTAGGGTAAGTTTTCTGCTGTGTACTGGTAAACCGTATGGCCTGCTGTTTGGTCTTCACAGTGCCTGGAGAGATACTGTGCCACACAGGGGAAGAAACTCCTGTACCAGGACTATGCTCTTCCTAAAGGGACAGAATTGCTCCCTAGAACCATGA